In the Posidoniimonas polymericola genome, one interval contains:
- a CDS encoding dockerin type I domain-containing protein: MAQSQEGTIARFDELTGAPIPGWGVAAASPNAFGPVSGVAVDGSGVLYVSSRFAGQILQYDLQTGAPIGDGVFAMLPNYPPAEPGGEEITAAPGGLHFGPDGYLYVADNAGTKVYRYDVTDGSRTDAVTGLRGAGGLGFQSDGTLLSTSFVIEMDANPNENAVYAGVEPAVTKLVPEEASFLFSPTNLLVNEDDSFWVADLISNRVVKFSDQGAYTTEFSVPAPLDYDPEDNLPGDQGGIHYVSDLVHMPSGELLVSTLGVTSIYSGGPKNFGELLRYDASGAFLGRLASDLSPIGSMVLVPGVVETTGDYNRDGAVDAADYALWRQSYGARVTPFSNADGNGDGQIDAADYTVWRDNAVIVEQTFTAVTPEPAAAVLLPTAVLGGLFHRRR, encoded by the coding sequence TTGGCCCAGTCTCAAGAGGGAACCATCGCCAGGTTTGACGAGCTGACCGGCGCGCCGATCCCAGGCTGGGGCGTAGCAGCGGCCAGCCCTAACGCGTTTGGCCCAGTTTCTGGAGTGGCGGTTGACGGGTCAGGGGTGCTGTACGTGTCAAGCCGGTTCGCTGGTCAGATCCTGCAGTACGACCTGCAGACCGGCGCCCCGATCGGCGACGGGGTGTTCGCGATGCTGCCGAACTACCCGCCGGCGGAGCCCGGCGGAGAAGAGATTACTGCCGCGCCGGGCGGGTTGCACTTTGGCCCCGATGGCTACCTGTACGTGGCGGACAACGCGGGGACCAAGGTCTACCGCTACGACGTGACCGACGGCAGCCGCACCGACGCGGTGACCGGACTGCGTGGGGCGGGAGGGCTCGGTTTCCAAAGCGACGGCACACTGCTCTCAACTAGTTTTGTCATCGAGATGGACGCCAATCCCAACGAGAACGCCGTCTACGCGGGCGTCGAACCCGCGGTGACGAAGCTGGTCCCAGAAGAGGCAAGCTTCCTCTTCTCGCCCACCAATCTACTGGTCAACGAAGACGACAGCTTCTGGGTCGCCGACCTCATCAGCAACCGCGTAGTTAAGTTCTCCGACCAGGGGGCCTACACGACCGAGTTCAGTGTGCCCGCCCCTCTTGACTACGACCCCGAAGACAACCTGCCGGGCGATCAGGGCGGGATCCACTATGTGTCGGACCTGGTTCACATGCCGTCGGGCGAACTGCTAGTCTCGACGCTCGGCGTTACGTCGATTTACAGCGGCGGCCCCAAGAACTTTGGCGAGCTGCTTCGCTACGACGCCTCGGGGGCGTTCCTTGGCAGGCTGGCCTCGGACCTTTCGCCCATCGGCTCGATGGTGCTCGTGCCAGGCGTTGTCGAGACTACGGGCGACTACAACCGTGACGGCGCCGTCGACGCCGCCGACTACGCGTTGTGGCGACAGTCGTACGGCGCCCGCGTCACACCGTTCAGTAACGCCGATGGCAACGGTGACGGCCAAATCGACGCGGCCGACTACACAGTGTGGCGTGACAACGCCGTCATCGTCGAGCAGACCTTCACCGCTGTCACCCCAGAGCCCGCCGCCGCAGTGCTGCTACCGACGGCAGTGCTGGGAGGCTTGTTCCACCGCCGCAGGTAG
- a CDS encoding sulfotransferase family protein, giving the protein MPDPQAPNPSPAAKAGGKPTEGFNSYPWWALRIWSGMRFTHFFRMLRQHGYRIDPQRIGMALVLGQMTPWNSSLYGLQQLLFGRKIRDAKIEHPPVFIIGHWRSGTTHLHELLIRDRQFGYATTYQCFAPWHFVVSEGWLGKILNILLPSKRPMDNMATGMGRPQEDEFGLTVMGAPSMYYRMGFPKDPAEHLDTLTMRDVTGDDRRRFIEAITFFYRALTYKHGKRLLLKSPPHTGRIEFLSTMFPGAKFVHISRHPYSLFPSMQRTWRALYEAQGFQLRDEYGPEFDEHVHQCYEAMYDHYDQQADALAPGQYCEVRYEQLAADPLGVVKQIYDTLELPGYDAMQPALAEYVASLKDYQPNRLKTPETAKDEIDRRWAWYFQRFGYAPADSPTG; this is encoded by the coding sequence ATGCCCGACCCCCAAGCGCCCAACCCATCTCCCGCAGCCAAGGCCGGCGGCAAGCCGACCGAAGGCTTCAACAGCTACCCGTGGTGGGCGCTGCGGATCTGGAGCGGGATGCGGTTCACGCACTTCTTCCGCATGCTCCGCCAGCACGGCTACCGGATCGACCCGCAGCGGATCGGCATGGCGTTGGTGCTGGGGCAGATGACTCCGTGGAACTCGTCGCTGTACGGCCTGCAGCAGCTGCTCTTCGGCCGCAAAATCCGCGACGCCAAGATCGAGCACCCCCCGGTGTTCATCATCGGCCACTGGCGGAGCGGCACGACCCACCTGCACGAGCTGCTGATCCGCGACCGGCAGTTCGGCTACGCCACGACCTACCAGTGCTTCGCCCCCTGGCACTTCGTCGTGAGTGAAGGCTGGCTCGGCAAGATCCTCAACATCCTCCTCCCTTCGAAGCGGCCGATGGACAACATGGCCACCGGCATGGGGCGGCCGCAGGAAGACGAATTCGGCCTGACCGTGATGGGCGCGCCGTCGATGTACTACCGGATGGGCTTCCCCAAGGACCCGGCCGAGCACCTCGACACGCTCACCATGCGAGACGTCACGGGCGACGACCGCCGCCGGTTCATTGAGGCCATCACCTTCTTCTACCGCGCGCTGACCTACAAGCACGGCAAGCGGCTGCTGCTGAAGTCGCCGCCGCACACCGGGCGGATCGAGTTCCTCTCGACCATGTTCCCCGGCGCCAAGTTCGTGCACATCAGCCGCCACCCTTACTCGCTGTTCCCCTCGATGCAGCGGACCTGGCGCGCCCTGTACGAGGCCCAGGGCTTCCAACTCCGCGACGAGTACGGCCCGGAGTTCGACGAGCACGTCCACCAGTGCTACGAGGCGATGTACGACCACTACGACCAACAGGCCGACGCCCTCGCCCCCGGCCAGTACTGCGAGGTCCGCTACGAGCAGCTCGCCGCCGACCCGCTCGGCGTGGTGAAGCAGATCTATGACACGCTCGAGCTCCCCGGCTACGACGCCATGCAGCCCGCCCTCGCCGAGTACGTGGCGTCGCTCAAGGACTACCAGCCCAACCGGCTGAAGACCCCCGAAACCGCCAAGGACGAGATCGACCGCCGCTGGGCGTGGTACTTCCAGCGTTTCGGCTACGCGCCGGCCGATTCCCCTACCGGGTAG
- a CDS encoding dicarboxylate/amino acid:cation symporter, whose amino-acid sequence MTDSTPPRGLLGRWNAIPLYLRIVIALVLGAITGVVLGERARILEIPSQVILQLLGALAPPLILVAVAHVLMTSEVKGKQAARLFFLLLLNTCVAIVIGLTVANVMQPGSWVEIEPEPVAEDLGEEGPNPLALLIDKVPKSILGPLAGRQNIIGVILIAVAFGVAMRGVKHREVGTVQDLVEVAYDTLLVVLHWIIQLVPIGVFAIVAKVVGVEGFGRFQAMGAFVLAVVIALGLQTVWYLVRIKLFSWPRPLDVLRGVRDALVMAFSTDSSTATMPVTYACLTEKVGLREESASMGALVGANFNNDGTALYEAMAALFVAQLLGMDLSLSQQMIVVFTSIIASVGAAGIPEAGIVTMTLVFTAVGLPIEQIPILLTVDWFLDRCRTTINVLGDVNVSCILDGRTRPETAA is encoded by the coding sequence ATGACCGACAGCACACCACCGCGGGGCCTGCTGGGCCGCTGGAACGCGATCCCGCTCTACCTGCGGATCGTTATCGCGCTGGTCCTCGGCGCCATTACCGGGGTGGTGCTCGGTGAACGGGCGCGGATCCTCGAGATCCCGAGCCAGGTGATCCTGCAATTGCTGGGGGCGCTCGCGCCGCCGCTGATCCTGGTGGCCGTGGCCCACGTGCTGATGACCAGCGAGGTAAAGGGCAAGCAGGCCGCCCGGCTGTTCTTTCTGTTGCTGCTGAATACCTGCGTGGCGATCGTCATCGGCCTGACCGTGGCCAACGTGATGCAGCCCGGCTCGTGGGTTGAAATCGAGCCCGAACCGGTCGCCGAGGATTTGGGCGAAGAAGGCCCCAACCCGCTGGCCCTGCTGATCGACAAGGTGCCCAAGAGCATCCTCGGGCCGTTGGCCGGGCGTCAGAACATCATTGGCGTGATCTTGATCGCCGTGGCGTTCGGCGTGGCGATGCGGGGCGTGAAGCACCGCGAGGTCGGCACGGTGCAGGACCTGGTCGAGGTTGCCTACGACACGCTGCTGGTGGTGCTGCACTGGATCATCCAGCTGGTGCCGATCGGCGTGTTCGCAATTGTCGCCAAGGTGGTCGGCGTCGAGGGCTTCGGCCGATTCCAGGCGATGGGTGCGTTCGTGCTGGCGGTCGTAATCGCCCTGGGACTGCAGACCGTGTGGTACCTGGTGCGGATCAAGCTGTTCAGCTGGCCGCGGCCGCTAGACGTGCTGCGGGGCGTGCGTGACGCGCTGGTCATGGCGTTCAGCACCGACAGCTCCACCGCCACGATGCCGGTCACGTACGCCTGCCTGACCGAGAAGGTCGGGCTGCGGGAGGAGTCGGCCAGCATGGGCGCCCTGGTCGGCGCCAACTTCAACAACGACGGCACCGCCCTTTACGAGGCAATGGCCGCGCTGTTCGTCGCGCAGCTGTTGGGGATGGATTTGTCGCTCTCGCAGCAGATGATTGTGGTGTTCACGTCGATCATCGCCAGCGTCGGCGCCGCCGGCATCCCCGAGGCCGGCATCGTCACGATGACGCTGGTGTTCACGGCCGTGGGGCTGCCGATCGAGCAAATCCCGATCCTGCTGACGGTCGACTGGTTCCTCGACCGCTGCCGCACCACGATCAACGTGCTGGGCGACGTCAACGTGAGCTGCATCCTCGACGGACGAACCAGGCCCGAAACAGCGGCCTAG
- a CDS encoding lipopolysaccharide biosynthesis protein, whose product MLRSPNNPIEDPDPNSDWDAAEAGLGPVVLGVLSAVGYVLFYSLNIYLARNLTREDFNDYNVGVSTLLLLASIAPLGLEKLSLKIVPVHLHHGERAHLAGFLRFALLTTFAVSVAICLLVDSAVESALMLNHLGSHFAIPMIVACLPILSVFSVLLESVTAAGAPVAAAALYRVALPLLMIAANLLAWRLHGAASGATASLSFLAAWLGVTLMMGWLLRLRLPRRTDQPVPHNGAPRYDARAWLRESTPLLLHGLLMTAIAQSGVIVLELSPNFHTDASVFAVAMQTGAFIVLFSTSANRFYLPRVALMLKQNNRAGLARLTRQRRLLFGTISAVFVAVVFVFARPLLRLHGPGFDQGYWATCVIAVGAAISTTFSLAPIGLQFSGRQQYVISRIALAAVVSIAACVVLANWYGPVGAAAAYAGPLIALHLTLAHKAHALLAEQ is encoded by the coding sequence ATGCTACGCTCGCCGAACAACCCGATCGAGGACCCCGACCCCAACTCCGATTGGGACGCGGCGGAGGCCGGCCTGGGGCCGGTGGTGCTGGGCGTGCTCTCGGCGGTCGGCTACGTGCTGTTCTACAGCCTGAATATCTACCTCGCCCGCAACCTGACCCGCGAGGACTTCAACGACTACAACGTCGGCGTGTCGACGCTGCTGCTGCTGGCGTCGATCGCGCCGCTGGGCCTCGAGAAGCTGTCGCTGAAGATCGTCCCGGTGCACCTGCACCATGGTGAGCGGGCCCACCTGGCTGGTTTCCTGCGTTTCGCCCTGCTCACGACGTTCGCGGTGAGCGTCGCGATCTGCCTGCTGGTCGACTCGGCCGTCGAGTCGGCCCTGATGCTGAACCACCTCGGAAGCCACTTCGCGATCCCGATGATCGTGGCGTGCCTGCCGATCCTGTCGGTCTTCTCGGTGCTGCTGGAGTCCGTCACGGCCGCCGGCGCACCGGTGGCCGCCGCCGCGTTGTACCGCGTGGCGTTGCCGCTGCTGATGATCGCCGCCAACCTGCTGGCGTGGCGGCTGCACGGCGCGGCCTCCGGCGCGACGGCCAGCCTCAGCTTCCTGGCGGCGTGGCTCGGCGTGACCCTGATGATGGGCTGGCTGCTGCGGCTGCGGCTCCCCCGCCGCACGGATCAGCCCGTCCCCCACAACGGCGCTCCCCGGTACGACGCCCGCGCGTGGCTGCGGGAGTCGACTCCGCTGTTGCTGCACGGGCTCTTGATGACGGCCATCGCGCAGTCGGGCGTGATCGTGCTGGAGCTGAGCCCCAACTTCCACACGGACGCGTCGGTGTTCGCCGTGGCGATGCAGACCGGCGCGTTCATCGTGCTGTTCTCCACGTCCGCCAACCGCTTCTACCTGCCGCGGGTGGCGTTGATGCTCAAGCAGAACAACCGGGCCGGCCTGGCCCGCTTGACCCGCCAGCGACGGCTGCTGTTCGGCACGATCTCGGCGGTGTTCGTGGCGGTGGTGTTTGTGTTCGCCAGGCCGCTGCTGCGGCTGCACGGCCCCGGGTTCGATCAGGGCTACTGGGCGACCTGCGTGATCGCCGTCGGGGCCGCCATCAGCACCACCTTCTCGCTCGCGCCCATAGGCCTGCAGTTCTCGGGTCGGCAGCAGTACGTGATCTCGCGGATCGCGTTGGCGGCCGTCGTGAGCATCGCGGCTTGCGTTGTGCTGGCCAACTGGTACGGGCCGGTCGGGGCCGCGGCGGCGTACGCGGGGCCGTTGATCGCGTTGCACCTGACTCTGGCGCACAAGGCCCATGCGCTGCTTGCCGAGCAGTGA
- a CDS encoding TIGR01777 family oxidoreductase: protein MKIVLPGGSGQVGTLLAREMTSDGHEVVVLSRRPAPAPWRTVAWDGQTVGDWAGELEGADAVINLAGRSVNCRYNAANRREILDSRIDSTRAVGQAIERCQSAPKTWLQASTATIYAHRYDAANDEATGVLGGEEPNAPDTWRFSIDVASQWERAAESFNLPGTRLVLLRSAMTMSPDRGGVFDTMLGLVRKGLGGTNGDGRQYVSWVHDVDFVRAVDWILEHDSLAGAVNVASPHPLPNREFMYGLRRAWGTGVGLPSTQWMLEVGAVFLRTETELVLKSRRVVPGQLLESGFEFLLPDWPDAAADLCRRWRAARSPGDPAPP from the coding sequence ATGAAAATCGTTCTCCCCGGCGGCAGTGGACAGGTAGGCACGCTCCTCGCGCGGGAGATGACGTCCGACGGGCACGAGGTCGTCGTACTGAGCCGCCGCCCCGCCCCGGCGCCTTGGCGTACCGTGGCCTGGGACGGCCAGACGGTCGGCGATTGGGCCGGCGAGCTCGAGGGCGCCGACGCCGTGATCAACCTGGCGGGCCGCAGCGTCAACTGCCGCTACAACGCGGCCAACCGGCGCGAGATCCTGGACTCTCGAATCGACTCGACCCGCGCGGTCGGCCAGGCGATCGAACGCTGTCAGTCTGCGCCCAAAACTTGGCTGCAGGCGAGCACCGCCACGATCTACGCCCACCGCTACGACGCCGCCAACGACGAGGCGACCGGCGTCCTGGGCGGCGAAGAACCTAACGCGCCCGACACCTGGCGGTTCAGCATCGACGTGGCGTCCCAGTGGGAACGCGCAGCCGAGTCGTTCAACCTGCCGGGCACGCGGCTGGTGCTGCTCCGCTCGGCAATGACGATGAGCCCCGACCGCGGCGGCGTGTTCGACACGATGCTGGGCCTGGTCCGCAAGGGGCTCGGCGGGACCAACGGCGACGGGCGGCAGTACGTGTCGTGGGTGCACGACGTCGACTTCGTCCGCGCGGTCGACTGGATCCTCGAACACGATTCTCTCGCCGGCGCCGTCAATGTCGCCTCGCCGCACCCGTTGCCCAACCGTGAGTTCATGTACGGGCTGCGACGGGCTTGGGGGACGGGAGTCGGCCTGCCGAGCACGCAGTGGATGCTCGAGGTCGGAGCGGTCTTCCTGCGGACCGAGACCGAGTTGGTGCTCAAGAGCCGTCGCGTCGTGCCCGGGCAGCTGCTCGAGTCGGGCTTCGAGTTTTTGTTGCCCGACTGGCCCGACGCCGCGGCCGACCTGTGCCGGCGTTGGCGGGCCGCTCGCTCTCCTGGCGATCCGGCTCCGCCCTGA
- a CDS encoding HAD family hydrolase has translation MPSLIIFDYDGTLCATHQAISHSLTGVFRERGQIELEPELVSHAIGRGISLHDTLRALHPRGEELGGEELDDWQQHYRAIYHEAAETLVEAFPDAADTVAACGEVCPVAIVSNKSPEAITHSLRQLGMDGLVQHIFGDNGVLPKKPDPALYAGAIRAAFPDARPESTLMVGDTASDLRFAKNAGLRACWAAYGYGGEEECNEVGYEFRIDRLDELLPIVEGL, from the coding sequence ATGCCCTCCCTCATCATCTTCGACTACGACGGCACACTCTGCGCCACGCACCAGGCGATCAGCCACTCGCTGACCGGCGTGTTCCGCGAGCGAGGGCAGATTGAGCTCGAGCCGGAGCTCGTTTCGCACGCCATCGGCCGTGGGATCTCGCTGCACGATACGCTGCGGGCGTTGCACCCGCGGGGCGAAGAACTCGGCGGCGAGGAACTCGACGACTGGCAGCAGCACTACCGGGCGATCTACCACGAGGCCGCGGAAACCCTGGTCGAGGCGTTCCCAGACGCGGCCGACACAGTCGCCGCGTGCGGTGAGGTCTGCCCGGTGGCGATCGTCAGCAACAAGAGCCCGGAGGCGATCACCCACTCGCTCCGTCAGCTCGGCATGGACGGCCTCGTCCAGCACATCTTTGGCGACAACGGCGTGCTGCCCAAGAAGCCCGACCCGGCGCTGTATGCCGGCGCGATCCGGGCCGCCTTTCCCGACGCCCGACCGGAGAGCACGCTGATGGTCGGCGACACGGCCTCGGACCTGCGGTTCGCCAAGAACGCCGGCCTCCGCGCCTGCTGGGCCGCGTACGGCTACGGCGGCGAAGAAGAGTGCAACGAAGTCGGCTACGAGTTCCGCATCGACCGCCTAGACGAATTGCTGCCGATTGTCGAAGGGCTGTAG
- a CDS encoding HU family DNA-binding protein, translating into MAKLVAKLSQKTGIAPESVVKLLKALASTAYEEAGEGFVLPGFGKFKVVQPPSQLGTNPFTGKAVEFKAPPEIEFTLDTAAKESFAAGAPAGPQETSGNSSREKLPQIKLSPDPSDLLNAGISDTYHDEQRLKLGGDPDWIQYPETPVCCGSEMQFYGQLDSIGGKFCIGDVGMLYVFLCPECCATRSIMHCY; encoded by the coding sequence TTGGCCAAGCTCGTCGCGAAACTGTCGCAGAAAACCGGCATCGCCCCGGAGTCGGTCGTCAAACTGTTAAAGGCGCTCGCCAGCACTGCCTACGAAGAGGCCGGTGAGGGGTTTGTGCTGCCTGGGTTCGGCAAGTTCAAGGTCGTCCAACCGCCGTCTCAACTTGGTACAAATCCATTCACGGGCAAGGCGGTCGAGTTCAAAGCGCCGCCCGAGATTGAATTCACGTTGGACACGGCAGCCAAGGAGTCGTTTGCCGCGGGCGCTCCCGCCGGGCCGCAAGAGACCTCAGGTAACTCGTCACGGGAGAAGTTGCCGCAGATCAAGCTCTCCCCTGACCCGAGTGATCTACTCAATGCGGGGATTAGCGATACGTACCACGACGAGCAAAGGCTCAAACTTGGAGGCGATCCGGATTGGATCCAATACCCGGAAACGCCCGTTTGCTGCGGAAGCGAAATGCAGTTCTACGGGCAATTGGATTCGATCGGTGGCAAGTTCTGCATCGGTGACGTTGGAATGCTCTACGTCTTCCTTTGTCCTGAATGCTGTGCGACTCGTTCGATCATGCACTGCTACTAG
- the acnA gene encoding aconitate hydratase AcnA: MASNDPFGALDTFNTGSAAIGGGEAKFYRLGKLEEAGLTKVAKLPYSIRVLLESVLRNCDDYVVTQDDVKSLAAWNDSKGANPSEVPFKPARVVLQDFTGVPCVVDLAAMRSGMQRLGGDPKKINPLVPVDLVIDHSVQVDHFLGDGALDLNIELEFERNQERYEFLRWGQKAFDNFRVVPPGTGIVHQVNLEYLAKCVFTKDAPDGSTLAYPDSLVGTDSHTTMIDGLGVVGWGVGGIEAEGVMLGQPIYMLTPEVVGMKLTGKLPAGATATDLVLTVTEILRKEKVVGKFVEFFGEGVGGMSLADRATIANMSPEYGATMGFFPVDDVTLGYLRQTGRTEDEIKLVESYCKANQLFRTDDAPEPEFTKTVELDLSTVVPSLAGPKRPQDRITLTDMKAQWEKDLEEVYEKSPKGAPASRWEGEGGQPADPEGAAQPEVAIADPGFDGVSVEVDGCTFPVKHGSVAIAAITSCTNTSNPSVMIAAGLVAKKAAALGLQAKPWVKTSIAPGSRVVTDYYAKSGLDEELGKIGFYTVGYGCTTCIGNSGPLPKPISDAIRQHDLVVSGVLSGNRNFEGRINPDVKANYLASPPLVVAYALAGNTGIDLTTEPLGEGEGGKPVYLKDVWPTHEEVQEVVKSCVLPEMFQEQYGDVWNKNPKWNAIATSEGELYDWNDDSTYIQEPPFLSSITPEVKPIASITGARCLALLGDSVTTDHISPAGAIAKDSPAGKFLQNSGVEPVDFNSYGSRRGNDRVMTRGTFANIRIRNQLAPGTEGGVTKYLESGEVMPIYDASMKYQASGTPLVVLAGAEYGTGSSRDWAAKGTYLLGVRAVLAASYERIHRSNLVMMGVLPLEFKNGDTWQSLGLTGEETFDIPGLTDDLKPGQDLEVKAGDKAFTMKARIDTPVEMDYYRHGGILAYVLRKLLSE; encoded by the coding sequence ATGGCCAGCAACGACCCTTTCGGCGCCCTCGACACGTTCAACACCGGCTCTGCTGCCATAGGCGGCGGCGAGGCCAAGTTCTACCGGCTCGGCAAGCTCGAAGAGGCCGGCCTGACCAAGGTCGCCAAGCTGCCGTACTCCATCCGGGTGCTACTGGAGAGCGTGCTGCGGAACTGCGACGACTACGTCGTGACGCAGGACGACGTCAAGAGCCTGGCCGCCTGGAACGACTCCAAGGGCGCCAACCCGAGCGAGGTCCCCTTCAAGCCGGCCAGGGTCGTGCTGCAGGACTTCACCGGCGTGCCGTGCGTCGTGGACCTGGCCGCCATGCGGAGCGGCATGCAGCGGCTCGGAGGCGACCCCAAGAAGATCAACCCGCTGGTTCCGGTCGACCTGGTGATCGACCACTCGGTGCAGGTCGACCACTTCCTCGGCGACGGCGCCCTCGACCTGAACATCGAGCTCGAGTTCGAGCGCAACCAAGAACGCTACGAGTTCCTCCGCTGGGGCCAGAAGGCGTTCGACAACTTCCGCGTGGTGCCGCCCGGCACAGGCATCGTGCACCAGGTGAACCTCGAGTACCTGGCCAAGTGCGTGTTCACCAAGGACGCCCCTGACGGATCAACTCTGGCGTACCCGGACTCGCTGGTCGGCACCGACAGCCACACCACCATGATCGACGGCCTCGGCGTGGTTGGCTGGGGCGTCGGCGGCATCGAGGCCGAGGGCGTGATGCTCGGCCAGCCGATCTACATGCTCACCCCCGAAGTGGTCGGCATGAAGCTGACCGGCAAGCTGCCGGCCGGGGCCACCGCCACCGACCTGGTGCTGACCGTCACCGAGATCCTCCGCAAGGAGAAGGTGGTCGGCAAGTTCGTCGAGTTCTTCGGCGAGGGGGTCGGCGGCATGTCGCTGGCCGACCGCGCGACCATCGCCAACATGTCGCCCGAGTACGGCGCCACGATGGGCTTCTTCCCTGTCGACGACGTCACGCTCGGCTACCTGCGTCAGACCGGCCGCACCGAGGACGAGATCAAGCTTGTCGAGTCGTACTGCAAGGCCAACCAGCTGTTCCGCACCGACGACGCGCCCGAGCCGGAGTTCACCAAGACCGTCGAGCTCGACCTGTCGACTGTCGTGCCGAGCCTGGCCGGGCCGAAGCGTCCGCAGGACCGCATCACGCTGACCGACATGAAGGCCCAGTGGGAGAAGGACCTCGAGGAGGTCTACGAGAAGAGCCCCAAGGGCGCGCCCGCCAGCCGCTGGGAGGGCGAGGGGGGCCAGCCGGCCGACCCGGAGGGCGCCGCCCAGCCTGAGGTCGCGATCGCCGACCCGGGCTTCGACGGCGTGAGCGTCGAAGTCGACGGCTGCACGTTCCCGGTCAAACATGGCAGCGTGGCGATCGCGGCGATCACCAGCTGCACCAACACCTCGAACCCCAGCGTGATGATCGCGGCCGGCCTGGTCGCCAAGAAGGCAGCCGCCCTCGGCCTGCAAGCCAAGCCGTGGGTCAAGACCTCGATCGCCCCCGGCAGCCGGGTCGTGACCGACTACTACGCCAAGAGTGGCCTCGACGAAGAGCTCGGCAAGATCGGCTTCTACACGGTTGGCTACGGCTGCACCACGTGCATCGGCAACAGCGGCCCGCTGCCCAAGCCGATCAGCGACGCCATCCGCCAGCACGACCTGGTGGTGAGCGGCGTCCTCTCCGGCAACCGTAACTTCGAGGGCCGCATCAACCCCGACGTCAAAGCCAACTACCTGGCCAGCCCCCCGCTGGTGGTGGCCTACGCCCTGGCCGGCAACACCGGCATCGACCTCACCACCGAGCCGCTCGGCGAAGGCGAAGGCGGCAAGCCGGTCTACCTGAAGGACGTTTGGCCTACGCACGAAGAGGTGCAGGAAGTCGTCAAGAGCTGCGTGCTGCCCGAGATGTTCCAGGAGCAGTACGGCGACGTCTGGAACAAGAACCCGAAGTGGAACGCCATCGCCACCAGCGAGGGCGAGCTGTACGACTGGAACGACGACAGCACCTACATCCAGGAGCCGCCGTTCCTCTCGAGCATCACGCCGGAGGTGAAGCCGATCGCTTCGATCACCGGCGCCCGCTGCCTGGCGCTGCTGGGCGACTCGGTCACGACCGACCACATCTCGCCCGCCGGCGCGATCGCCAAGGACTCGCCGGCCGGCAAGTTCCTGCAGAACTCGGGCGTCGAGCCGGTCGACTTCAACAGCTACGGCAGCCGTCGCGGCAACGACCGCGTGATGACCCGCGGCACGTTCGCCAACATCCGCATCCGCAACCAACTGGCCCCCGGCACCGAGGGCGGCGTGACCAAGTACCTCGAGTCGGGCGAGGTCATGCCGATTTACGACGCCAGCATGAAGTACCAGGCGTCGGGCACGCCGCTGGTGGTGCTGGCGGGCGCCGAGTACGGCACCGGCAGCTCGCGTGACTGGGCCGCCAAGGGCACCTACCTGCTCGGCGTGCGGGCGGTGCTGGCCGCCAGCTACGAGCGGATCCACCGCAGCAACCTGGTGATGATGGGCGTGCTGCCGCTGGAGTTCAAGAACGGCGACACCTGGCAGTCGCTCGGCCTGACCGGCGAGGAGACGTTCGACATCCCCGGCCTGACCGACGACCTGAAGCCGGGCCAGGACCTGGAGGTCAAGGCGGGCGACAAGGCCTTTACCATGAAGGCGCGCATCGACACCCCGGTCGAGATGGACTACTACCGCCACGGCGGCATCCTGGCCTACGTGCTGCGTAAGCTGCTGAGCGAGTAG
- a CDS encoding type VI secretion system tube protein Hcp, whose translation MPRPLVAFCLGIALLTAACRCPAAAYIKFDGVDGESTDRGHEGWSDLTAFSVDYRGGTTQAASIAMRFSMQADKSYPELVEGVGRRGLYDTIEVDLTDEAGGQLFAYELRRGGVTDLSIVHDAYGGARLVGTLITQEMSIEHVPSGAQTLWDYSGTAAGFAPLPGDFDYDGDVDADDYAKWRENYATMMGNIGGGPDANADGRVDMADYTVWRANYSGPNLLGPAAAPEPMTLALALLLAPAALVRRKRR comes from the coding sequence ATGCCCCGCCCGCTCGTTGCATTCTGCCTGGGGATCGCCCTGCTCACCGCGGCGTGCCGCTGCCCAGCCGCCGCCTACATCAAGTTCGACGGCGTCGACGGCGAGAGCACCGACCGCGGCCACGAGGGCTGGTCGGACCTCACGGCGTTTTCGGTAGACTACCGTGGCGGGACCACTCAGGCCGCCTCAATAGCAATGCGGTTCTCGATGCAGGCCGACAAGTCGTACCCGGAGCTGGTCGAGGGCGTCGGGCGCCGGGGGCTGTACGACACGATTGAAGTCGACCTCACCGACGAGGCCGGCGGGCAGCTGTTTGCCTACGAGCTCCGCCGCGGCGGGGTCACCGACCTCTCAATCGTGCACGACGCCTACGGCGGCGCGCGGCTGGTGGGCACGCTGATCACCCAGGAGATGTCCATCGAGCACGTCCCGTCCGGCGCCCAGACCCTGTGGGACTACTCCGGCACGGCGGCCGGCTTCGCGCCGCTGCCGGGCGACTTCGACTACGACGGCGATGTCGACGCGGACGACTACGCCAAGTGGCGGGAAAACTACGCCACCATGATGGGCAACATAGGCGGCGGCCCCGACGCCAACGCCGACGGCCGCGTCGATATGGCGGACTACACCGTGTGGCGGGCCAACTACTCCGGCCCGAACCTGCTCGGCCCCGCCGCCGCTCCCGAGCCGATGACGCTCGCCCTGGCGTTGCTGCTCGCCCCCGCGGCACTAGTACGCCGCAAACGCCGCTAG